One region of Pseudomonadota bacterium genomic DNA includes:
- the hyi gene encoding hydroxypyruvate isomerase → MPRFSANLTMLFTEVPFMDRFEQAAKAGFKAVEYMFPYPYSIGQLAEKLEKYKLAQVLFNLPAGNWEKGERGVALLPDRVKEFEDGVGIAIGYARALKCPQINCLVGLTPDLPVKIVRETLVNNLRFAAETLAEANIRLLVESLNTKDIPGFYLSSTMDALSLIRDINHPNIFYQYDIYHMQVMEGDLTDTIRRNIDTIGHIQTADNPGRHEPGTGEINFENLFRFIDETGYNGFIGCEYKPLSKTEDGLGWIKPYLR, encoded by the coding sequence ATGCCCAGATTCAGTGCAAATCTCACCATGCTTTTTACGGAAGTTCCTTTTATGGACCGGTTTGAGCAGGCAGCGAAGGCAGGTTTTAAAGCGGTGGAATACATGTTCCCGTATCCTTACTCGATTGGGCAGTTAGCTGAAAAACTGGAAAAATATAAGCTCGCTCAAGTTCTCTTCAACCTCCCCGCAGGAAACTGGGAGAAAGGGGAACGGGGGGTAGCCTTATTGCCTGACAGGGTCAAAGAATTTGAGGACGGGGTGGGGATTGCCATCGGGTATGCCAGGGCCTTGAAATGCCCTCAGATTAATTGTCTTGTGGGGTTAACACCGGATCTTCCCGTGAAAATAGTACGTGAAACACTTGTAAACAACCTGAGATTCGCCGCTGAAACCCTTGCAGAAGCAAATATCCGTCTCCTCGTGGAATCTCTCAACACAAAGGACATACCCGGATTTTATCTGTCCTCCACCATGGACGCCCTTTCCCTTATAAGAGATATAAACCATCCAAATATATTCTACCAGTATGACATTTACCATATGCAGGTCATGGAGGGTGATCTCACAGACACGATACGAAGAAATATCGACACCATCGGGCATATCCAGACTGCCGACAACCCCGGACGCCATGAGCCGGGAACAGGCGAAATCAATTTTGAAAACCTTTTTCGTTTTATTGATGAAACAGGGTACAATGGTTTCATCGGCTGCGAATATAAGCCCCTCTCGAAAACAGAGGATGGCTTGGGATGGATTAAACCGTATTTAAGGTAA